A stretch of the Engraulis encrasicolus isolate BLACKSEA-1 chromosome 19, IST_EnEncr_1.0, whole genome shotgun sequence genome encodes the following:
- the LOC134469888 gene encoding uncharacterized protein LOC134469888, with protein sequence MACCGLLLFVGVTAGTFLQGFSAAEIPLKSNNISVLPDSIHPPNRKPNTKIGALLRRQRTWQHLQVSSESFYQINSSLDALPQFQCEKGVLILKFAVDRHSDPMLPNESHFPNNIQQVPAQCKHVAVQHGPWLVLKAFLKDCFLHHTGTEMMQTEDLKVQYFDRLLKQNLTGVASCLVTTPQGTAPVVMCKKNKMLVKLSGRAL encoded by the exons ATGGCTTGCTGTGGATTGTTGCTCTTTGTGGGGGTGACTGCCGGGACATTCCTGCAAGGGTTCAGTGCAGCTGAGATACCATTGAAATCGAACAACATCTCTGTTTTGCCAGATTCAATCCATCCCCCCAACAGAAAACCCAATACTAAAATCGGGGCCCTTTTGAGGCGGCAGCGGACATGGCAACATCTGCAAG TGTCTTCCGAGAGTTTTTATCAAATCAATAGCAGCTTGGATGCTCTGCCACAGTTTCAGTGTGAGAAAGGGGTGCTCATTTTGAAGTTTGCTGTGGACAGACACAGTGATCCAATGTTGCCCAACG AATCCCACTTTCCCAACAACATCCAGCAAGTCCCAGCCCAGTGCAAGCATGTGGCAGTTCAACATGGCCCTTGGCTTGTCTTGAAGGCCTTCTTGAAAGACTGTTTCCTTCATCATACG GGAACGGAAATGATGCAAACTGAAGACCTGAAGGTGCAGTATTTCGACCGCTTGCTCAAGCAGAACCTAACAGGGGTTGCCTCGTGTCTTGTTACAACGCCACAAGGTACAGCGCCTGTGGTGATGTGTAAGAAGAATAAAATGTTGGTAAAGCTGTCTGGACGTGCA TTGTAG
- the LOC134435457 gene encoding prostasin-like: MKMDFKTWRNSTFLYVQISVRTDEIIKVNYFDLFGHRTQIEVSCNNTLRSRSPRSIFDIHWRHSEPSFVPYYPSDLSTDTKTHDSSTDIDTSCLSTNTGSSKNELDGDIKSIRDTPPIPPANPALFSVAQNEPSAVVCGRPTLRRRIVGGHESARGAWPWQASLRINGVFWCSGTLITSEWVMSAAHCMVDFGFHNPHFWSAWRVHLGVHNLDDMDGEVVTQTVSQIIAHPDYNGPDHFKTYKVYANDILLIKMSTPVTFRDYILPVCLPNSNSVFHNGTKSWVTGWGHIGEGGVALPPPKPLQEAQIHVIGNKQCTCLKGVPDVGKYDNATCAGDLNGRKDACRFDSGGPLVQQQNGRWIQSGIVSTGEGCARPNSPGVYTRVSRYQAWINSHISRDPPGFVLFTSTGVDADSNFTCR, from the exons ATGAAGATGGACTTTAAAACATGGAGAAATTCTACATTTTTATATGTTCAAATAAGTGTTCGG ACAGACGAAATCATAAAAGTGAATTATTTTGACCTTTTTGGACACCGTACACAAATCGAAGTCTCTTGCAACAATACACTCCGGTCACGTTCACCAAGATCCATCTTTGATATTCATTGGCGCCATTCAGAACCTTCATTTGTACCATATTACCCCTCAGATCTCTCCACAGATACAAAAACACATGACTCatccacagacatagacacatcaTGTCTGTCCACAAACACAGGATCATCTAAGAACGAATTGGATGGGGACATCAAGTCCATTAGAGATACACCTCCCATTCCCCCAGCTAATCCAGCTCTTTTCAGTGTTGCCCAAAATGAACCTTCAGCTGTTG TGTGTGGACGACCCACTCTCAGAAGAAGGATAGTTGGGGGACACGAGAGTGCTCGAGGAGCGTGGCCCTGGCAAGCAAGCCTACGTATCAACGGAGTTTTTTGGTGCAGTGGTACCCTTATCACTAGTGAATGGGTCATGTCAGCTGCCCACTGCATGGTGGATTTTGG TTTTCATAATCCACATTTCTGGTCCGCTTGGAGAGTACATCTTGGCGTTCATAATCTGGATGATATGGACGGAGAGGTTGTGACCCAAACGGTGTCCCAGATAATTGCTCACCCAGATTATAACGGACCGGATCATTTCAAAACGTACAAAGTTTATGCCAATGACATTCTTCTTATTAAGATGAGCACACCTGTTACCTTCCGTGACTACATCCTACCTGTTTGCCTACCAAACAGCAACAGTGTCTTCCACAATGGCACCAAGAGTTGGGTCACTGGCTGGGGGCACATCGGAGAAGGTGGAG tgGCGCTTCCACCTCCTAAACCTCTACAAGAAGCTCAGATCCATGTAATTGGGAACAAACAGTGCACATGTTTGAAAGGGGTTCCGGATGTAGGCAAATACGACAACGCTACATGTGCTGGTGATCTTAACGGGAGAAAGGATGCCTGTCGA ttTGATTCAGGGGGCCCACTGGTACAGCAGCAGAATGGCAGATGGATCCAGTCTGGAATAGTCAGCACTGGCGAAGGATGTGCTCGACCAAATTCCCCGGGCGTCTACACCAGGGTGTCACGTTACCAGGCCTGGATCAACTCACACATCAGCCGTGACCCACCAGGCTTTGTACTTTTCACCTCTACCGGGGTGGATGCTGACAGCAACTTTACCTGTCGTTGA